The following are encoded together in the Anaerolineae bacterium genome:
- a CDS encoding FAD binding domain-containing protein, with amino-acid sequence MPYWKNYHTPASIEKTLNLLAQYNGQARVVGGGTDLILEMQQGHRPPVEALIDVTRIAGLDRIVEEAGYLVIGAGVTHTQIVSDERIARYGTCLAESCGVIGGPQVRNVATLTGNVAHALPAADGTISLLALAGEAQVASVDGLAWVSLAQIFLGPGQSAVDPSRAFITRLRFKPTGPNEGSAFRRVMRPQGVALPIIGMAVRLKVEANVITSARVTIGPAGPTPFLAEKTMAFLRDKPATFNTYAIAADVALTEANLRASHHRATLEYRAEMIRSQLPKTLAKAAERAITGQAVPEGVGL; translated from the coding sequence ATGCCTTATTGGAAAAACTATCATACCCCTGCTTCCATCGAAAAAACGCTTAACTTATTGGCCCAATATAACGGCCAGGCTCGCGTGGTGGGGGGCGGGACTGATTTGATTCTAGAGATGCAACAGGGGCATCGTCCGCCGGTTGAGGCGCTGATTGACGTGACCCGGATTGCCGGGCTGGATCGGATTGTTGAAGAAGCCGGATACTTGGTGATTGGGGCCGGAGTCACCCACACCCAGATTGTGAGCGATGAGCGCATCGCCCGCTATGGCACTTGTCTGGCAGAAAGCTGCGGCGTCATTGGGGGGCCACAAGTGCGCAATGTGGCTACGCTGACCGGCAACGTGGCCCATGCCCTGCCTGCCGCCGACGGAACCATCAGCCTGCTGGCCCTGGCCGGTGAAGCCCAGGTTGCTTCGGTAGACGGTTTGGCGTGGGTCTCTCTAGCGCAGATATTCTTGGGGCCGGGCCAGAGCGCTGTTGACCCCAGCCGGGCCTTCATTACCCGGCTGCGTTTTAAACCCACCGGCCCCAACGAAGGCTCCGCCTTCCGGCGGGTCATGCGTCCCCAGGGCGTGGCGCTGCCCATCATCGGCATGGCCGTTCGTTTAAAAGTTGAGGCCAATGTTATTACCTCTGCCCGCGTCACCATTGGCCCGGCCGGGCCAACCCCTTTTCTGGCTGAAAAAACAATGGCTTTTCTACGCGACAAACCGGCCACCTTTAACACTTATGCTATTGCGGCTGACGTGGCCTTGACGGAGGCCAACCTGCGGGCCAGCCACCACCGGGCTACCCTGGAATACCGCGCCGAAATGATTCGGTCCCAACTTCCCAAAACCCTGGCCAAAGCGGCCGAAAGAGCCATTACCGGCCAAGCTGTGCCCGAGGGTGTGGGATTGTGA